One region of Scophthalmus maximus strain ysfricsl-2021 chromosome 15, ASM2237912v1, whole genome shotgun sequence genomic DNA includes:
- the LOC118285956 gene encoding RAS guanyl-releasing protein 1 isoform X1: MYGRDFPCPKSSPSDQSLSLPGTPPLSAVSDKPGGTAAHSHKSSIFNRVTTVDESAQRCRERGGAQSRGEPSRAEQGDEMLPSRRTQMDSLVQPLVAQYLAMGCQSKENHQSESTCADEKGKDDASVTPRCSSRARVSPPGRPHRFHKPSPTQTAPAKCMMSLGHLTKGASWEGLIQACLQAFDPDGGVCGSSHLLNITLTMHRLLISSSELLDKLITLFKTALDNEQPAECQRICYLIRHWIQEFWMMFRLHHSLSDSLDQFRELIREQGQEHLCSLLETKWINERDWSWKASQKIKANCSKKRKVSLLFDHLEPIELAEHLTYLEFKSFCRISFADYQNYIRSCCMKDIPVMERSISLCNGISQWVQLMVLSRPTAQLRAEVFTKFIHVAQSLHLMHNYNTLMAVVGGLCHSSISRLKDTTSHVPNEVTKVLNEMTDLLSSCRNYDNYRQAYSRCTGFKIPILGVHLKDLISVNEAMSDYVEDNKVNVQKLQALYSHINELIQLQQIPPRLDANKDLVHLLTLSLDLYYTEDEIYELSYTREPKNCKAPPATPFRPPVVVEWASGVAPKPDPRTISRHVQRMVDSVFKNYDHGENGFISQEDFENIAASFPFSFCVMDKEKEGLVSREEITAYFMRASVICSKLGLGFVHNFQETTYMKPTFCDNCSGFLWGVIKQGYRCKDCGMNCHKLCKDQVPFECKKNTRAANATDSPTPTPSSTPVTMGSSEGSEECPFPYPPDDSREWSPDSPVTSSLRPQKVHSGTQTEGPQLFTAAPEAGCLQPALFVPATPILTSCPSPVPQRKQRHCAKWENRASVVQNPRDPDEESKPTYESLESDNQRLQKTNETLRRKLKETEREVEILKTLLKRHALHSVEEDSSS; encoded by the exons ATGTATG GGAGAGACTTTCCCTGCCCCAAAAGCAGCCCCTCCGACCAAAGTCTGAGCCTGCCAGGAACCCCACCGCTCTCTGCTGTGAGTGACAAGCCTGGCGGCACGGCCGCCCACTCGCACAAGAGCTCGATCTTTAATCGTGTAACGACCGTCGACGAGTCCGCGCAGCGCTGCCGAGAGCGCGGAGGCGCGCAGAGCCGAggcgagccgagccgagccgagcagGGCGATGAGATGCTCCCGTCGAGGAGGACACAGATGGACAGCCTCGTGCAGCCGCTCGTCGCCCAGTACCTCGCCATGGGATGTCAGTCGAAAGAAAACCACCAAAGCGAAAGTACGTGTGCGGACGAGAAGGGGAAGGACGACGC TAGTGTGACTCCAAGATGCAGCTCCAGGGCCAGAGTTTCTCCTCCGGGCCGTCCACACAGGTTCCACAAACCCAGCCCGACCCAGACCGCCCCAGCTAAGTGCATGATGTCCCTGGGACACCTCACCAAGGGGGCAAGCTGGGAGGGGCTCATCCAGGCCTGTCTGCAGGCCTTCG ACCCGGACGGTGGTGTATGTGGGAGCAGCCACTTGTTGAACATCACCCTGACCATGCAccgcctcctcatctcctccagtgAGCTGCTGGACAAACTCATCACTCT ATTCAAAACAGCACTGGACAATGAGCAGCCAGCAGAGTGCCAAAGGATATGCTACCTCATCCG GCATTGGATCCAGGAATTCTGGATGATGTTCCGGTTGCACCACAGCTTGTCAGACAGCCTGGACCAGTTCCGGGAGCTGATCAGAGAACAGGGACAGGAgcatctctgctctctcctAGAGACCAAATGGAT AAATGAACGGGACTGGTCGTGGAAGGCCAGCCAGAAGATCAAAGCTAACTGCAGTAAAAAGAGGAAGGTTTCCCTTCTTTTTGATCACCTGGAGCCCATTGAGCTGGCCGAGCATCTCACCTACCTAGAGTTTAAATCTTTTTGCAGGATATCA tttgcAGACTATCAGAATTACATTCGCAGCTGCTGCATGAAGGACATCCCCGTGATGGAACGTTCCATTTCCCTGTGCAATGGTATCTCCCAGTGGGTTCAGCTGATGGTGCTGAGCCGGCCGACTGCTCAGCTGAGAGCTGAGGTTTTCACCAAGTTTATCCACGTTGCACAG AGTCTACACCTTATGCACAACTACAACACACTAATGGCAGTGGTAGGAGGCCTTTGTCACAGCTCGATCTCCAGACTGAAAGACACCACATCGCACGTACCTAATGAGGTCACCAAG GTACTGAACGAGATGACGGACCTGCTGTCCTCATGCAGAAACTATGACAATTATAGACAAGCATACAGCAGGTGTACAGGTTTCAAAATCCCCATCCTGGGCGTCCACCTCAAAGACCTGATCTCCGTCAATGAGGCCATGTCCGACTACGTGGAGGACAACAAGGTCAATGTCCAGAAGCTCCAGGCACTCTACAGCCACATCAACGAGCTGATCCAGCTCCAGCAGATCCCACCCAGGCTGGACGCTAACAAGGACCTGGTCCATCTGTTGACG CTGTCCTTGGACCTTTACTACACCGAGGATGAGATCTATGAACTGTCCTACACCAGGGAACCCAAGAACTGCAAAGCACCT CCAGCCACCCCCTTTAGACCTCCAGTGGTTGTGGAGTGGGCCTCAGGAGTCGCTCCCAAACCCGACCCCCGAACCATCAGCAGACACGTGCAGAGGATGGTGGAC TCCGTGTTTAAAAACTACGACCACGGCGAGAACGGCTTCATTTCTCAAGAGGACTTTGAGAACATCGCCGCTagctttcctttttccttctgtgtcATGGACAAAGAGAA GGAAGGCCTcgtcagcagagaggagatcaCAGCCTATTTCATGCGGGCAAGTGTCATCTGCTCCAAACTGGGGCTTGGGTTTGTTCACAACTTCCAGGAGACAACTTACATGAAACCCACCTTCTGTGACAACTGCTCAGGATTT TTGTGGGGTGTCATCAAGCAAGGCTACAGATGCAAAG ACTGTGGGATGAACTGCCACAAGCTGTGCAAGGACCAGGTGCCGTTTGAGTGCAAGAAGAACACCAGAGCGGCCAACGCCACTGACAGTCCGACTCCGACACCAAGCTCCACGCCCGTCACCATGGGCAGCTCAGAGG GTTCAGAGGAATGTCCCTTCCCCTATCCACCAGACGACAGCAGAGAATGGAGCCCCGACTCCCCAGTCACCTCCAGTTTGAGGCCCCAGAAGGTCCATAGTGGGACCCAGACAGAGGGACCCCAGTTATTCACCGCGGCCCCCGAAGCCGGTTGCCTGCAGCCTGCTCTGTTTGTACCAGCAACACCCATTCTCACCTCGTGCCCCAGCCCGGTGCCCCAGAGGAAACAGCGACACTGTGCCAAGTGGGAAAACAGAGCTTCTGTCGTGCAAAACCCCAGAGACCCAGACGAAGAGAGCAAACCCACCTATGAATCTCTGGAATCA GACAACCAGCGGCTGCAGAAAACCAACGAGACACTACGTAGGAAGCTGAAGGAGACAGAGCGGGAGGTGGAGATCTTAAAGACACTGCTGAAGAGGCACGCTCTGCactctgtggaggaggactCTTCATCCTAG